In a single window of the Actinomycetota bacterium genome:
- a CDS encoding HTTM domain-containing protein, whose amino-acid sequence MQTATADPPLARSASGPLPASPGARGPGWRRDLLARASTELPAASTVAFRVAFGLLVAYSSIRFLWRGWVDEFYLGAEHHLTYPGFEWVQAWPAPWMHLHVAALAVLGLLIASGRCTRVAAAIFAVAFTYVELIDRALYLNHYWFVTLAAVLLAVLPGPSPRGDTATRTVPAITVWALRFQLGVVYTFAGIAKLNPDWLFHGEPLHTWLAARTDRPLIGPLLDEPLVALGASWAGAVFDLTIVGWLLWRRSRPYAYAVLVVFHLATAMLFQIGVFPWVMIALTPIFFAPDWPTRLLRRNRPSVRPVVRHDAGRVGRPLAAFLAVFAAMNVVLPLRHWLADGNVRWNDDGYELSWRVMLTDRSGFLEFDVVEPATGRRWRVSPDLVLAEWQIAEAETRPPLALQTAQFVAEHFASLGHRGVQVYADSFVAMNGRLRQRMIDPTVDLVTVSRWAPSAAYVLPLEPAVRD is encoded by the coding sequence ATGCAGACGGCGACGGCTGACCCGCCGCTCGCGCGATCCGCATCGGGACCGCTCCCGGCGTCTCCTGGCGCCCGCGGGCCTGGCTGGCGACGAGACCTCCTCGCCCGGGCGAGCACCGAGCTGCCGGCGGCCTCGACGGTCGCGTTCCGCGTGGCGTTCGGCCTGCTCGTCGCCTACAGCTCGATCCGCTTCCTCTGGCGCGGCTGGGTCGACGAGTTCTACCTCGGCGCCGAGCACCACCTGACCTACCCCGGATTCGAGTGGGTGCAGGCGTGGCCGGCGCCGTGGATGCATCTCCACGTCGCCGCCCTGGCGGTGCTCGGTCTGCTGATCGCGTCCGGTAGATGCACGCGGGTCGCGGCGGCGATCTTCGCCGTCGCCTTCACCTACGTCGAGCTGATCGACCGCGCCCTCTACCTGAACCACTACTGGTTCGTCACGCTCGCCGCGGTGCTGCTCGCCGTGCTTCCCGGCCCGTCGCCGCGTGGCGACACGGCGACGCGGACCGTGCCGGCGATCACGGTTTGGGCACTGCGCTTCCAGCTCGGCGTGGTCTACACGTTCGCCGGGATCGCCAAGCTCAACCCCGATTGGCTCTTCCACGGCGAGCCGCTGCACACGTGGTTGGCTGCCCGCACCGACCGGCCGCTGATCGGTCCGCTGCTCGACGAGCCCCTGGTCGCGCTCGGCGCGAGCTGGGCCGGCGCTGTGTTCGACCTGACGATCGTCGGTTGGCTGCTGTGGCGGCGCAGCCGACCGTACGCGTACGCGGTGCTGGTGGTGTTCCACCTGGCCACGGCGATGCTGTTCCAGATCGGAGTGTTCCCGTGGGTGATGATCGCCCTCACCCCGATCTTCTTCGCTCCCGATTGGCCGACCCGACTGCTGCGCCGGAACCGCCCCTCTGTGCGGCCGGTGGTGCGGCACGATGCGGGGCGCGTCGGGCGACCGTTGGCCGCGTTCTTGGCCGTGTTCGCCGCGATGAACGTCGTGCTGCCGCTGCGCCACTGGCTCGCCGACGGCAACGTGCGCTGGAACGACGATGGCTACGAGCTGTCGTGGCGAGTGATGCTGACCGATCGCTCCGGGTTCCTCGAGTTCGACGTGGTCGAGCCGGCCACCGGTCGGCGGTGGCGGGTGAGTCCCGATCTGGTGCTAGCCGAATGGCAGATCGCGGAGGCCGAGACCCGCCCACCGCTCGCGCTGCAGACGGCGCAGTTCGTCGCCGAGCACTTCGCCTCGCTCGGTCACCGCGGCGTCCAGGTGTACGCCGATTCGTTCGTCGCCATGAACGGCAGGCTCCGCCAACGGATGATCGACCCGACCGTCGATCTCGTCACCGTGTCGAGATGGGCACCGTCGGCGGCTTACGTGCTGCCGCTCGAACCGGCCGTCAGGGACTGA
- a CDS encoding alpha/beta-hydrolase family protein, whose translation MGSWIGALVLWWLSLRPSLLPRSSLIQALISTICLVAGYGVGGLIMRLFARNRPAALQAGGRTAAVLGALTAIAVLVGSMRWLGWQRDQRPLVRLGPLSWTAVPVMLLLTALLSLVLISVARLVRHAVARVDRWAATRMRERTARWAVIAGVTVVVLLLAGFAGRRFAYWADTNFGLFDNTTADGVEPPTLPTASGSPESLVEWDELGFQGRNFAADASTAEEIESFDPSVAALDPIRVYVGLDSATTMDERIDLAVDELERTGAFDREVLVAVVPTGTGWVDPDAARALEYMYGGDTAIVSVQYSFFPSWIAFLLDTKSPRELGLALLDGIHEAWAELPADDRPTLLAFGLSLGSMGAESAFSEASIAESIASITSRYDGALFGGPTRNNAIFGALVDQRDTGSMSWRPVVAAEPNVRVVNQIGDLDPEDSTWQFPRVLWFHHPSDAIGTWKLSNLWSPPGWADDPAPYDVPPAATWVPFVTLVQETFDLMAGFSATPGFGHDYRTAWVHSWAAIAPPEGWTTADSDRLRTHLELDGGP comes from the coding sequence GTGGCTCTCCCTGCGGCCATCGCTGCTGCCGCGCTCGTCGCTGATCCAGGCACTGATCAGCACCATCTGCCTGGTCGCCGGCTACGGCGTCGGCGGGCTCATCATGCGGTTGTTCGCCCGGAACCGCCCGGCCGCGCTCCAAGCCGGTGGACGCACCGCTGCTGTGCTCGGCGCTCTGACCGCGATCGCGGTGCTCGTCGGGTCGATGCGCTGGCTCGGATGGCAACGCGACCAGCGCCCGCTCGTACGGCTCGGCCCGCTGTCGTGGACGGCGGTTCCGGTGATGCTGCTGCTCACCGCGCTGCTCAGCCTGGTGCTCATCTCCGTCGCGCGCCTAGTGCGGCACGCGGTCGCGCGCGTCGATCGATGGGCGGCGACGCGGATGCGCGAGCGCACCGCGCGCTGGGCTGTGATCGCCGGGGTGACCGTGGTCGTGCTGCTGCTCGCCGGCTTCGCCGGGCGGCGCTTCGCCTACTGGGCCGACACGAACTTCGGCTTGTTCGACAATACGACCGCCGATGGGGTCGAACCACCGACGCTGCCGACGGCGTCGGGCAGTCCGGAATCACTCGTCGAGTGGGACGAGCTCGGCTTCCAGGGGCGCAACTTCGCCGCCGACGCCTCGACGGCGGAAGAGATCGAGTCGTTCGACCCGAGCGTCGCCGCACTCGATCCGATCCGGGTGTACGTCGGTTTGGACTCGGCGACGACGATGGACGAACGGATCGACCTCGCCGTCGACGAGCTGGAGCGTACGGGCGCGTTCGATCGTGAAGTCCTCGTCGCCGTGGTCCCGACCGGCACGGGTTGGGTAGACCCGGACGCGGCACGCGCCCTCGAATACATGTACGGCGGCGACACGGCGATCGTCTCCGTTCAGTACTCGTTCTTCCCGAGCTGGATCGCCTTCCTGCTCGACACGAAGAGCCCACGGGAACTGGGCTTGGCACTGCTCGACGGCATCCACGAGGCATGGGCCGAGCTGCCCGCCGACGACAGGCCGACACTGCTCGCCTTCGGGCTGAGCCTCGGGTCGATGGGCGCCGAGTCCGCGTTCTCCGAGGCGAGCATCGCGGAGTCGATCGCGTCGATCACCTCGCGCTACGACGGGGCGCTGTTCGGAGGGCCCACCCGCAACAACGCGATCTTCGGCGCGCTGGTCGACCAACGCGACACGGGAAGCATGTCGTGGAGGCCGGTGGTCGCGGCCGAACCGAACGTGCGCGTCGTGAACCAGATCGGCGATCTCGATCCCGAGGACTCGACATGGCAGTTCCCGCGGGTGCTCTGGTTCCACCATCCCTCCGACGCGATCGGGACCTGGAAGCTGTCCAACCTGTGGAGCCCACCAGGATGGGCAGACGATCCCGCGCCGTACGACGTGCCGCCCGCGGCGACATGGGTGCCGTTCGTGACGCTCGTCCAGGAGACGTTCGACCTGATGGCCGGGTTCTCGGCGACACCCGGATTCGGACACGACTACCGCACCGCCTGGGTCCACTCCTGGGCCGCGATCGCGCCACCCGAGGGTTGGACGACGGCCGACTCCGACCGCCTGCGCACCCACCTCGAGCTAGACGGCGGCCCCTGA
- a CDS encoding thiol oxidoreductase, producing MYTRHLFVVGLLVVAASCGGDEQSTVFAEELGGETTREVAGPNAFSFPAPTLTDEERHAFEIGDSFFTQNWVIAPASTDARDGLGPIFNAQACASCHLRDGRGIPASTGDGGLGLIIRLSVPGESATGGPLGHPVYGDQLQDRSILGVPAEAELVISYTEQPGTFADGTPYSLRVPTYHLVAPAHGELPDDLMISPRLAPQVIGMGLLEGIPEDDLLAAADPDDDDGDGISGRPNRVWNPASEQIELGRFGWKANAPTVQAQAAAAFNGDIGITSSLSPGQACTEAQAECGQAPDGGEPEVTDERLANVTFYSRTLGVPAMRNVDEPGVGRGAEAFAELGCSSCHTPAHTTGSDAVAALSEQQIFPYTDLLLHDMGPDLADDRPDFAASGSEWRTPPLWGIGLIEVVNGERFLLHDGRARSLEEAILWHGGEATSAREAFRTAPADVRADLLEFLESL from the coding sequence CTGTACACACGCCATCTGTTCGTCGTCGGCTTGCTCGTCGTCGCCGCTTCGTGTGGCGGCGACGAGCAGTCGACCGTCTTCGCCGAGGAGCTCGGCGGGGAGACGACGAGAGAGGTCGCCGGCCCGAACGCGTTCTCGTTTCCGGCCCCGACGCTGACCGACGAGGAGCGGCACGCGTTCGAGATCGGCGACAGCTTCTTCACCCAGAACTGGGTGATCGCGCCGGCGTCGACCGACGCCCGTGACGGTCTCGGCCCGATCTTCAACGCCCAGGCGTGCGCGTCGTGTCACCTGCGCGACGGCCGCGGCATCCCGGCGTCGACGGGCGACGGGGGGCTCGGCTTGATCATCAGGCTGTCCGTGCCCGGCGAGTCCGCTACCGGTGGTCCGCTCGGTCACCCGGTGTACGGCGACCAGCTCCAGGACCGCTCGATCCTCGGCGTGCCCGCGGAAGCGGAGCTGGTGATCAGCTACACCGAGCAACCAGGGACGTTCGCGGACGGCACGCCGTACTCGCTGCGCGTCCCCACCTACCACCTGGTCGCGCCGGCGCACGGGGAGCTGCCCGACGACTTGATGATCTCGCCGCGCCTGGCTCCGCAGGTGATCGGCATGGGGCTGCTCGAAGGAATCCCCGAGGACGACCTGCTCGCGGCCGCCGATCCCGACGACGACGACGGCGACGGCATCTCCGGGCGACCGAACCGGGTCTGGAACCCGGCCAGCGAACAGATCGAGCTCGGCCGTTTCGGGTGGAAGGCGAACGCGCCGACCGTGCAGGCGCAGGCCGCGGCAGCGTTCAACGGCGACATCGGGATCACCTCCTCGCTCTCACCCGGGCAGGCATGCACCGAGGCGCAGGCGGAGTGCGGGCAGGCGCCCGATGGCGGCGAGCCCGAGGTCACCGACGAACGGCTGGCGAACGTCACCTTCTACTCGCGCACCCTCGGCGTACCGGCGATGCGCAACGTCGACGAGCCCGGCGTCGGGCGCGGCGCCGAGGCGTTCGCAGAGCTCGGCTGCTCGTCGTGCCACACGCCCGCGCACACGACCGGCTCCGACGCCGTCGCCGCGTTGAGCGAGCAGCAGATCTTCCCGTACACCGACCTGCTGCTCCACGATATGGGGCCCGACCTCGCCGACGACCGTCCCGACTTCGCGGCCAGCGGATCCGAGTGGCGGACCCCGCCGCTGTGGGGGATCGGGCTGATCGAAGTCGTCAACGGCGAGCGCTTCTTGCTGCACGACGGCCGCGCCCGCAGCCTCGAAGAAGCGATCCTCTGGCACGGTGGCGAGGCCACGAGTGCACGCGAGGCGTTCCGCACCGCGCCGGCCGACGTGCGCGCCGACCTGCTCGAGTTCCTGGAGTCACTGTGA
- a CDS encoding helix-turn-helix transcriptional regulator: MKRTDTSAWPCTIARSAAVLGDHWNLLIVRQACLGTRRFDDFQRELGIGRNILTTRLNLLVDEGILRRAAVDETSPRHEYRLTQKGREVYPILAAMAAWGDRWLTGPEGTPLVLHHTTCKHDMHAVVVCSECDAALDVGDIRATAGPGYPGSRSPSAKRRSSAGRS; encoded by the coding sequence GTGAAGCGCACCGACACCTCCGCCTGGCCGTGCACGATCGCGCGCAGTGCGGCCGTGCTCGGCGACCACTGGAACCTGCTCATCGTCCGCCAGGCCTGCCTCGGCACCCGCCGCTTCGACGACTTCCAGCGTGAGCTCGGCATCGGGCGCAACATCTTGACCACCCGGCTGAACCTTCTCGTCGACGAGGGCATCCTGCGCCGCGCCGCCGTCGACGAGACCTCGCCACGCCACGAGTACCGCCTTACGCAGAAGGGCCGCGAGGTCTACCCGATCCTCGCCGCGATGGCCGCCTGGGGTGATCGCTGGCTCACCGGTCCCGAAGGGACCCCGCTGGTGCTGCACCACACCACCTGCAAACATGACATGCACGCGGTGGTCGTGTGCAGCGAATGCGATGCAGCCCTCGACGTCGGCGACATCCGGGCCACGGCGGGGCCCGGCTACCCCGGCTCGCGCAGCCCCAGCGCGAAGCGCAGGTCGTCGGCCGGGAGGTCGTGA
- a CDS encoding crotonase/enoyl-CoA hydratase family protein: MEPSATAASGSGPHPHGEVRAEVVDDHILVLTVDRVAKKNAFTPKITDELSDALTRLDDDPDLFAGVLSFAGPNTTAGLEMPLFFTDEARAEAARRKAAQTSEPVDPFGLGRRLRKPLITALQGITLTIGIEIALAGDIVVAASDTRFCQLEPKRGLAPLGGATVRYVQRAGWGNAMYHLLRADEFDAAEAYRIGLVQEVVEPGRQIDRAVELARELLACSPVALVHTIANARLALEQDEPAAIAAIPAMAATVQSTDDFQEGIASFLERRPARFKGL; the protein is encoded by the coding sequence ATGGAACCGTCAGCAACAGCAGCATCAGGGAGCGGACCTCATCCACATGGCGAGGTACGTGCCGAGGTCGTCGACGATCACATCTTGGTGTTGACCGTCGACCGGGTGGCGAAGAAGAACGCCTTCACCCCGAAGATCACCGACGAGTTGAGCGATGCGTTGACCCGCTTGGACGACGATCCCGACCTGTTCGCCGGTGTGCTCAGCTTCGCCGGGCCGAACACGACTGCGGGCTTGGAGATGCCGTTGTTCTTCACCGACGAGGCGCGCGCGGAAGCGGCGCGGCGCAAGGCGGCGCAGACGTCGGAGCCCGTCGACCCGTTCGGGCTCGGTCGCCGGCTGCGCAAGCCGCTGATCACCGCCCTGCAGGGGATCACCTTGACGATCGGCATCGAGATCGCGCTTGCCGGCGACATCGTCGTCGCCGCGTCGGACACGCGGTTCTGTCAGCTCGAACCCAAGCGTGGCCTTGCTCCCCTCGGTGGGGCGACGGTGCGCTACGTGCAGCGCGCGGGGTGGGGCAACGCGATGTACCACCTGCTGCGCGCGGACGAGTTCGACGCCGCCGAGGCCTACCGGATCGGCCTCGTCCAAGAGGTGGTCGAACCGGGCCGCCAGATCGACCGGGCCGTCGAGTTGGCCCGCGAGCTGCTGGCGTGCTCACCGGTGGCGCTCGTCCACACCATCGCCAACGCTCGGCTGGCGCTGGAGCAGGACGAGCCCGCGGCGATCGCGGCGATCCCCGCGATGGCTGCGACAGTGCAGAGCACGGACGACTTCCAAGAGGGCATCGCGTCGTTCCTCGAGCGCCGACCCGCGCGCTTCAAGGGCCTCTGA